A DNA window from Gopherus evgoodei ecotype Sinaloan lineage chromosome 22, rGopEvg1_v1.p, whole genome shotgun sequence contains the following coding sequences:
- the ARRDC5 gene encoding arrestin domain-containing protein 5 translates to MSVVKSISLVLPEEKVYLAGSSVAGQVILTLNNSLINPTVKVELVGRGYLQWNEETNADKDYSRNIICNNKADYVNKTKTFYIEGNWLASGTHIFDFHFNLPDRLPSTFTSNIARVSYFLKASCATRELILAKQKKYLLVQGTSSSLPTNKIESQYPLVVEVDKHIAYHCCFKRGLVILRISLEKNTFAPGEQIIFMTEIDNQTGRSIRKVVFALYSIILYLGYTVRAEQRSLEDRNEVMRLESRTKAAPFEVTRITSMFSLPKLLSVSSMLIANEIMEVRYELIGTVYLPWSMNTIVAKVPIIIRTTAAGIPED, encoded by the exons ATGTCGGTGGTGAAATCGATTAGCCTGGTGCTGCCTGAAGAAAAGGTGTATTTGGCAGGGTCCAGCGTAGCTGGCCAAGTGATTCTGACCCTTAACAACTCTTTGATCAACCCCACAGTGAAGGTAGAGCTTGTGGGAAGGGGCTATTTGCAGTGGAATGAAGAGACTAATGCTGACAAGGATTACAGCAGAAACATTATCTGCAATAACAAGGCTGACTACGTCaataaaacaaagacattctATATAGAGG gtaactggctggcttcaggcacccACATCTTTGACTTCCATTTCAACTTACCTGATAGACTTCCATCGACATTCACCAGCAACATAGCCCGTGTCTCCTACTTCCTCAAAGCCTCCTGCGCCACCCGAGAACTCATCTTAGCCAAGCAGAAGAAATATTTACTGGTGCAAGGGACCTCCTCTAGCCTCCCTACAAATAAAATAGAATCCCAG tACCCTTTGGTGGTGGAAGTCGACAAGCACATAGCTTATCATTGCTGCTTCAAACGTGGCCTCGTCATCCTCCGGATTTCCCTGGAGAAAAACACATTCGCCCCTGGTGAACAAATCATCTTCATGACCGAGATCGACAACCAGACAGGCAGGTCCATCAGGAAGGTGGTTTTTGCTTTGTATTCCATCATCCTCTACTTGGGCTACACCGTCAGGGCAGAACAGCGCTCCTTAGAAGATCGAAATGAAGTGATGAGGCTGGAGTCCAGGACCAAGGCAGCCCCCTTTGAAGTCACAAGGATCACCAGCATGTTCTCCCTGCCCAAGTTACTGTCTGTCAGTAGCATGCTCATAGCCAACGAAATCATGGAAGTCCGGTATGAGCTGATAGGGACAGTTTACCTTCCCTGGTCCATGAACACAATCGTGGCCAAAGTGCCTATCATCATAAGAACCACAGCTGCAGGCATCCCTGAGGACTAG